A region from the Terriglobales bacterium genome encodes:
- a CDS encoding PadR family transcriptional regulator: MGKPTDLVQGTLDVLILKTVALQPMHGWGIAQRIRQISNEVLQVGQGALYPALHRLEQHGWIQAKWGESENNRRAKYYSLTRDGAKYLRQQQAQWKRLSGAIDLILETS; encoded by the coding sequence ATGGGGAAACCAACAGATCTCGTCCAGGGGACGTTGGACGTCCTGATTCTGAAGACGGTCGCGCTGCAGCCGATGCATGGATGGGGCATTGCGCAGCGTATCCGCCAGATTTCCAACGAAGTCCTGCAAGTCGGGCAAGGCGCGCTCTATCCCGCGTTACACCGGCTTGAGCAGCATGGTTGGATACAGGCCAAGTGGGGCGAATCAGAGAACAATCGTCGCGCAAAGTACTACTCGCTCACGCGCGATGGAGCCAAGTATTTACGCCAACAGCAGGCACAGTGGAAACGACTCTCTGGGGCGATCGATCTCATCCTCGAGACTTCTTAA